The genomic interval CGGTGGCCGAGCCCCAGCCCGGGGCGACGCCGGCCGGCCAGGAACCGGGGTCGGCCGACACGGCGGACGGCAAGGAGAGCGGTGGCCCGGAAGAGGGCTGACGTGAGCATTGAGGTGGGGACTTCCGGAAAGGAGGGACGTCGAGGATGAGCACCAAGGACTTCATCGAGAAGGACTTCTACAAGGTCCTCGGCGTCCCCAAGGACGCCACCGAGGCCGAGATCAAGAAGGCGTACCGGAAACTCGCCCGCGAGTTCCACCCGGACGCCAACAAGGGCAACGCCAAGGCGGAGGAGCGCTTCAAGGAGATCTCCGAGGCGAACGACGTCCTCGGCGACCCCAAGAAGCGCAAGGAGTACGACGAGGCCCGCGCCCTCTTCGGCAACGGCGGCTTCCGCCCCGGGCCGGGCGCGGGCGGCGGCTCCTTCAACTTCGACCTGGGTGACCTGTTCGGCGGCGGCGCCCCGGGCGGGGCCGGCTCCGGCGGTGCCGGCGGCTTCGGCGGCGGCATCGGAGACGTGTTCGGCGGCCTCTTCAACCGGGGCGGCGGCGGGACCACCCGTACGCAGCCCCGGCGCGGCCAGGACATCGACACCGAGGTCACGCTGAGCTTCACGGAGGCGGTGGACGGGGCGACGGTCCCGCTGCGCATGACCTCCCAGTCACCGTGCAAGGCGTGCTCGGGCACCGGCGACAAGAACGGCACGCCGCGCGTGTGCCCGACCTGCGTGGGCACCGGCCAGGTGGCGCGCGGCTCGGGCGGCGGCTTCTCGCTCACGGACCCCTGCCCGGACTGCAAGGGCCGGGGTCTGATCGCGGAGCACGCCTGTCTGGTGTGCAGCGGCTCGGGGCGCGCCAAGTCCTCGCGGACGATGCAGGTGCGCATCCCGGCCGGGGTGTCGGACAACCAGCGCATCCGGCTGCGCGGCAAGGGAGCGCCGGGCGAGCGGGGCGGTCCGGCGGGCGACCTGTACGTCACCGTCCATGTCGACTCCCACCCGGTCTTCGGCCGCAAGGAAGACAACCTGACGGTGACGGTGCCGGTGACGTTCGTCGAGGCGGCGCTCGGCGGCGAGGTCAGGGTCCCGACCCTGGGCGGGCCGCCGGTCACCCTGAAGCTGCCTCCGGGCACGCCCAACGGGCGCACGATGCGCGCGCGGGGCAAGGGCGCGGTCCGCAAGGACGGCACCCGGGGAGACCTGCTGGTCACCGTCGAGGTGAGTGTGCCGACGGAGCTGGCGGGGAAGGCTCGTGACGCACTGGAGGCGTATCGCGAGGCGACCGTGGACGAGGATCCGCGGGCGGAGCTGTTCGAGGCGGCGAAGGGAGCCTGACCGAGATGGACGGTCGTCGACGCAATCCGTATGAACTGACGCAGGAGACCCCGGTCTACGTCATCTCGGTGGCGGCCCAGCTGTCCGGCCTGCACCCGCAGACCCTGCGCCAGTACGACCGCCTGGGCCTGGTCTCCCCCGACCGCACTGCCGGCCGGGGCCGCCGCTACTCGGCCCGCGACATCGACCTGCTCCGCACGGTGCAGGCACTGTCGCAGGACGAGGGCATCAACCTGGCCGGCATCAAGCGCATCATCGAACTGGAGAACCAGGTCGCCGCGCTTCAGTCGCGGGTGGCGGAGATGGAGTCCGCCCTGGACGGCGCCGCCGCGGCGATGCAGCAGCGGGAGGCGGCGGTTCACGCGTCTTATCGGCGGGACCTGGTGCCTTATCAGGAGGTTCAGCAGACCAGTGCGTTGGTCGTCTGGCGGCCCAAGAAGGCCAAGGACTAGGACCTGTCCTAGGCGGGTTCATGTGTGAAGGGGCCCGGAGGTTCGGATTCGGTTCGAACCTCCGGGCCCCTTTCGTGTGCTCAGGGCGCCAAGGGCCACCCGCGCGTCACCGGGGGAGATCCGGGGCCTGAGTGGTCTGTCTCTCCTTGAGGTTCTCGATACCCATCCGGTCGGTGTCCTCCGGGACCCCGTTGAGGCGGTGGATCAGCACCCAGCGGCCGTCCTCCACCACTCCGGCGAAGATCGAGTCGTAGCGTGTCGCACCGTTGTGCCAAAGCAACCGGCCTGCCCTCTGCCAGCTCGGCGCGGGCTCCCCGAGCCGTCGCTCCACCAGGAGGCGTACCACCAGGTCGGCTGCCGCACGCGGGGTGGCCCAAAGGCCTCCCGCCGGCAGGATCGCGCCGTCCATCGTCCACGGTCTGCGGGGCCGGCCGAGGGGCCCGGGGGCCAGGAGACGTCGACCGGGGTCCGGGTGCGCGGTCATCTCCGTGATGTCCAGCGGCCGTAGGACGTACTCGGTCACCAACTCCTCGTACGTCGCCCCGGAGGCCGCGGTCAGGGCCGCTCCGAGCACGGCGTAGCCGAGGTTGGAGTACTCCTCCGTTCCGGGAGGCGCGGTGACGAGCGTGTCGAGGCGGGGCAGCAGCCGGTCCAGCGCGGGGCGATCGAACGCCGCGTAAGGGTCCCGGCCGGAAAAGTGACCGGGTGGCAGGCGGGGGAGGCCGGAGGTGTGCCGGGCCAGGTGCAGGAGCGTGATTCCCGTTCCGGGAGCCGTCGTCGGAAGCCATCGCTCGACGGGATCGTCCAGCGTCAGCGCGCCGGACGCGGCCATGCGGGACAGTACCGTGCCGGTGACGACCTTGGTGAGCGAGCCGATCTGGACGAACCGGTCGACGGCATGACCATCACTCACGACAGGCGGGGCCACGTCGCTCAGAACACAGGTCGGTATGGCCGGTAAAGGACGCGGGGCAGACCTCACAGCGCGCTCACCCCGACGCGCGGGAACTCCAACGGGCGGGCAAAGGAAGTCGAGAGCCTCGGCTCGACGCCGGGATCGGTCACGGGTTCTCCGTCAAGTGCGGTGGCGGGGCTTCTTGTTCAGCCGGATGGGCTCGAAGCGGTCCTTCGAGCCCTGACCGTCAACGGCGTGAAGTGGGCCGTCGACGATCAGGACGCGCGAATGCGCGAATTGGTTGAAGTGCCCGACCGCGGTTACCTGACTGCTCGGGCGAGCTGGTTTGCCTGTGTCGGGAGAGCTGTGCGAGCCTTTTCCGTCACCTCTCTGAAAGGGCTGATCGTGACACTAGGCATGGTTCTCGGCGACTTCTCCTCTCGCGCTTCGACGCGGGGGCGGTAGCCCTACCTGCCTTGACACGCGCGCCCGTGCCGCGGCACGGGCTCGTTTGCCCTGCTCCTCGTCGAAGTGCTCTTCGTGCCCATGCACGTTCGAACACGAGGAGTACATGGTGTCCACCATTCACTGGACCGAGATTCACCGGGCCGGGACAGACACCCCCCGTTCCGCGCACTGGCATTCCGAGAGCGCGACACCGCCTCCCAGCCGCGTAGTCGGCGCGGGCGACGGTATGCGTGCCGACACCGCTCACCGTCTGGCCTGCGAAGGCACCGCCTTGTTGTGGCAAGGCGATTTCCACAACGCGCGTCAACTGCTGGCAGCGATGCGCCGCCGCATCGACCGGAAACCTTCCAAGCCGGGCGACAGCACGGCAGACCTCTTCCACCTGCACCGCAGCGCCCATAGCCACCGTGCCCGGGTGCTCGGCAGGCTCCTCGTCCTCCTGGACGACGACCACTGCCTGAACCTGCGCAGAGCCCCCGATGTCCGCCAGGCGTGCACCGAGGCGTACGGTCCGCCGTCCGAGCCGATGGCCGTGTCGCTCACTGAGCTGCTGGGCGTGATCGGAGCGCATCAGTGGCGCGCGAAGGGCGTGGAGGTACCGGCCCTCCGTATTCGTATTCACCCGCACTACGGCGTGTTCTCCCCGGTCAGAGGCGAGTACGTCGACCTCGTCGCGCAGGCACCGCTCCCCACCTCGGCGGACCAACGGACGGGTCACCGCACGGCGTTCGACCTCGGGACGGGTACGGGAGTGCTCGCAGCCGTCCTGGCCCACCGCGGGGTCGACCACATCGTGGCCACGGACGTCAGCCCGCGTGCCCTGGCCTGCGCGCGCGAGAACGTCCATCGACTGCGCCTCACCGGGCGCGTCGACGTCGTGGGGCCCGCCCTTTTTCCCGACGGGCGCGCGGATCTCGTCGTCTGCAACCCGCCCTGGATTCCGGCCCGGCCCACCTCCACCGTGGAGCAAGGCGTCTACGACCCGGGCGGCAGCATGCTCCGCGACTTTCTGGACGGACTCGCCGCGCATCTCGAACCCGGAGGCGAGGGATGGCTCGTCCTCTCGGATCTGGCGGAGCGCCTCGGACTCAGGACACGCGGCGAACTGCTGGCCGGCATCGAGGCAGCGGGCCTGCACGTGGTGGACAGGATCGACACCAGACCACGGCATCCACGAGTGAGGGACACCGCCGATCCTCTCCACGCCGCCCGAGCCGCGGAAGTCACGTCGCTCTGGCGTCTCGCCGCCAACTGACATTCAGCGCTGCGACCGAGGGAGACCTGTCGGTCGTCGGCCGACAGTGCGGTCCGGTGCGCGAGGGGAATGGGGTCCGAACCCGGCGGGAAGGCGGATCGTTCCGCCCTCACTCCGTCGGGTGATCCCGCGACGAATCCCCTGGTCAGCCGAACAATCGTACATAGCGTGATCGTGTTGCTTGTGCACCTAGGACGCCGAGCCCACACTTGAGGAGGAGGTGCCGCCATGACCGCTCTTGCGCACGAGAGGCCCGAGACGATGTCCGAGTCCCAGGTTGAACTCACGAATGAACCCAACCTGGACGAGGTCGTGTGGCAGGTATGGAAGGCCATAGAACTCCCCGAGGGCTACCGCGCTGAGATCATCGAGGGAGCCATCGAGGTGTCGCCCACCGGACGTTTTTCGCATGCCCAGGTTGTCAATCGCCTGCGCGATGCGCTGGCGATCTTCCTCCAGGACAATGAGTACGGCGCCTGGAACGACACGAACGTGATCCATCCGCAGAGGGCGTGGATTCCGGACGGGTTCGTGGCCCCTCGGGACGGTGAACTGATCGAGGCGGAGGACAGTCTCGGCATCAAGGCCTCAGCGGTTCACGTGGTGATCGAAGTCGTTTCTCCCGGCAAGCGCAACCAGGATCGTGACCGGGTTCGCAAGCGCCGGGAGTACGCCCGTGCCGGAATCCCCGTGTACGTGATCGTCGACGACTACGACAACCACGGAACGGTGAGCATTCTGACCGCCCCGGTCCCCGACCACGCCCGCTACGAGGACGAGCACCGCGTGCCGTACGGCACCGAGGCAGTCGTTCCGGAGGGCCCTGCCAAGGGGTTCGTCATCGGTGAGACGATCACGGGTCCTAAGCGAGGTTGAGGCGAGTCGTGGAACGGCCGGGAGGTGAGCTGATGAGCCGCCTCCCGGCCCTTCCCCTTGTGCGCAGGCTCGACACAGTCGTCAGCGGCCGA from Streptomyces sp. B21-083 carries:
- a CDS encoding serine hydrolase domain-containing protein, with protein sequence MSDGHAVDRFVQIGSLTKVVTGTVLSRMAASGALTLDDPVERWLPTTAPGTGITLLHLARHTSGLPRLPPGHFSGRDPYAAFDRPALDRLLPRLDTLVTAPPGTEEYSNLGYAVLGAALTAASGATYEELVTEYVLRPLDITEMTAHPDPGRRLLAPGPLGRPRRPWTMDGAILPAGGLWATPRAAADLVVRLLVERRLGEPAPSWQRAGRLLWHNGATRYDSIFAGVVEDGRWVLIHRLNGVPEDTDRMGIENLKERQTTQAPDLPR
- a CDS encoding class I SAM-dependent methyltransferase; protein product: MVSTIHWTEIHRAGTDTPRSAHWHSESATPPPSRVVGAGDGMRADTAHRLACEGTALLWQGDFHNARQLLAAMRRRIDRKPSKPGDSTADLFHLHRSAHSHRARVLGRLLVLLDDDHCLNLRRAPDVRQACTEAYGPPSEPMAVSLTELLGVIGAHQWRAKGVEVPALRIRIHPHYGVFSPVRGEYVDLVAQAPLPTSADQRTGHRTAFDLGTGTGVLAAVLAHRGVDHIVATDVSPRALACARENVHRLRLTGRVDVVGPALFPDGRADLVVCNPPWIPARPTSTVEQGVYDPGGSMLRDFLDGLAAHLEPGGEGWLVLSDLAERLGLRTRGELLAGIEAAGLHVVDRIDTRPRHPRVRDTADPLHAARAAEVTSLWRLAAN
- a CDS encoding Uma2 family endonuclease, with translation MTALAHERPETMSESQVELTNEPNLDEVVWQVWKAIELPEGYRAEIIEGAIEVSPTGRFSHAQVVNRLRDALAIFLQDNEYGAWNDTNVIHPQRAWIPDGFVAPRDGELIEAEDSLGIKASAVHVVIEVVSPGKRNQDRDRVRKRREYARAGIPVYVIVDDYDNHGTVSILTAPVPDHARYEDEHRVPYGTEAVVPEGPAKGFVIGETITGPKRG
- the dnaJ gene encoding molecular chaperone DnaJ, producing MSTKDFIEKDFYKVLGVPKDATEAEIKKAYRKLAREFHPDANKGNAKAEERFKEISEANDVLGDPKKRKEYDEARALFGNGGFRPGPGAGGGSFNFDLGDLFGGGAPGGAGSGGAGGFGGGIGDVFGGLFNRGGGGTTRTQPRRGQDIDTEVTLSFTEAVDGATVPLRMTSQSPCKACSGTGDKNGTPRVCPTCVGTGQVARGSGGGFSLTDPCPDCKGRGLIAEHACLVCSGSGRAKSSRTMQVRIPAGVSDNQRIRLRGKGAPGERGGPAGDLYVTVHVDSHPVFGRKEDNLTVTVPVTFVEAALGGEVRVPTLGGPPVTLKLPPGTPNGRTMRARGKGAVRKDGTRGDLLVTVEVSVPTELAGKARDALEAYREATVDEDPRAELFEAAKGA
- a CDS encoding heat shock protein transcriptional repressor HspR, with the translated sequence MDGRRRNPYELTQETPVYVISVAAQLSGLHPQTLRQYDRLGLVSPDRTAGRGRRYSARDIDLLRTVQALSQDEGINLAGIKRIIELENQVAALQSRVAEMESALDGAAAAMQQREAAVHASYRRDLVPYQEVQQTSALVVWRPKKAKD